One Amorphoplanes digitatis genomic window carries:
- a CDS encoding restriction endonuclease subunit S, translating to MTVAAPASWPRTTLGELCAAGGGDIQTGPFGSELHARDYVEHGVPSVMPRDIGDNVIDTDGIARIAPADARRLSRYLLAEGDIVYSRRGDLERRALVGAAQAGWLCGTGCLRIRPGGAVDSAYLSYYLGHPGVRRWIVRHAVGATMANLNSRILAEVPVVVPPRATQEAVAGVLAALDDRIAVGARIADTARRLNHTVFAAAARESGIDRTVGDLAAFLNRGQAPRYTPDGTGVLVLNQRCVRGGRVSRDPARRTEAGRVGADRMLRRDDVLVNSTGVGTLGRVGIWSHDVAATVDSHVTIVRVGAGIPAIVGAFAVLAEQARIASLGEGSTGQTELSRAKLASVVVRIPAAGLDALAARLSAVEQRADAALAEARTLAGLRDTLLPELLSGRLRAGDAEG from the coding sequence GTGACGGTGGCGGCGCCCGCGTCCTGGCCGCGTACCACCCTGGGTGAGCTGTGCGCCGCGGGCGGCGGCGACATTCAGACCGGGCCGTTCGGCAGCGAGCTGCACGCCCGCGACTACGTCGAACACGGCGTTCCCAGCGTCATGCCGCGCGACATCGGCGACAACGTGATCGACACGGACGGCATCGCCCGGATAGCACCGGCCGACGCGCGGCGGCTGTCCCGCTACCTGCTCGCCGAGGGCGACATCGTGTACTCCAGGCGCGGCGACCTCGAGCGCCGGGCCCTGGTCGGTGCCGCGCAGGCGGGCTGGCTCTGCGGCACCGGGTGCCTGCGTATCCGCCCGGGCGGCGCGGTGGACTCCGCGTACCTGTCCTACTACCTCGGCCATCCCGGGGTACGCCGGTGGATCGTGCGGCACGCGGTCGGCGCCACCATGGCGAACCTCAACTCACGCATCCTGGCCGAGGTGCCGGTCGTCGTGCCGCCGCGCGCCACGCAGGAGGCGGTGGCCGGGGTGCTCGCGGCGCTCGACGACCGGATCGCGGTCGGCGCGCGGATCGCGGACACCGCCCGGCGGCTGAACCACACCGTGTTCGCCGCGGCGGCGCGCGAGTCCGGTATTGATCGGACGGTCGGCGACCTCGCCGCCTTCCTGAACCGGGGACAGGCGCCCCGCTACACGCCGGACGGCACCGGCGTGCTGGTCCTGAACCAGCGGTGCGTCCGCGGCGGCCGGGTCAGCCGGGATCCAGCCCGCCGGACCGAGGCGGGCCGGGTCGGCGCGGACCGGATGCTGCGCCGCGACGACGTCCTGGTCAACTCGACCGGCGTGGGCACGCTGGGGCGGGTGGGCATCTGGTCGCACGACGTCGCGGCGACCGTCGACTCGCACGTCACCATCGTCCGGGTCGGCGCCGGGATTCCCGCGATCGTCGGCGCCTTCGCCGTCCTGGCCGAACAGGCGCGGATCGCGTCGCTGGGCGAGGGCTCGACCGGGCAGACCGAGCTGAGCCGGGCGAAGCTGGCCTCGGTCGTGGTGCGGATTCCGGCGGCCGGGCTCGACGCCCTGGCCGCGCGCCTGTCCGCGGTGGAGCAGCGGGCGGACGCCGCGCTCGCCGAGGCCCGCACGCTCGCCGGCCTGCGGGACACCCTGCTGCCGGAGCTGCTGTCGGGCCGGCTGCGGGCCGGCGACGCCGAGGGGTGA
- a CDS encoding DUF742 domain-containing protein: protein MSHRREWGPDPRMSPYAGPPPPWRPPAPGPRAPEPEDELVVRPFMLTGGRTRPLHDGLRIETLLHASPAALSAPLRFESRRIVELCQAPMSIADLAVAIGVPLGVIRVIVADLVTDGYVRVEEQLGELPIALIERIRDRVRAL from the coding sequence ATGAGCCACCGGCGGGAGTGGGGCCCGGATCCCCGCATGAGCCCGTACGCCGGTCCGCCGCCACCCTGGAGGCCGCCGGCGCCGGGGCCACGCGCGCCGGAACCCGAGGACGAGCTCGTCGTTCGCCCGTTCATGCTCACCGGCGGGCGTACCCGCCCGTTGCACGACGGGCTGCGCATCGAGACGCTGCTGCACGCCTCCCCCGCGGCGCTGTCGGCTCCGCTGCGCTTCGAGTCGCGCCGGATCGTCGAGCTCTGCCAGGCGCCGATGTCGATCGCGGACCTGGCCGTCGCCATCGGAGTGCCGCTCGGAGTGATCCGGGTGATCGTCGCCGACCTGGTGACCGACGGCTATGTCCGCGTCGAGGAGCAGCTCGGTGAACTTCCCATCGCATTGATCGAAAGGATCAGGGATCGTGTACGGGCGCTCTAG
- a CDS encoding GTP-binding protein gives MPAPLPPVAVKIVISGGFGVGKTTFVGAISEIEPLVTEAEMTERSIGIDDTSAVASKTTTTVALDFGRITLDDALLLYLFGTPGQDRFAFLWDDLVDGALGAIVLLDTRRIEDCFAAVDYFEEHEIPFLIGVNTFDRSQRFDLEEVRDALGIGPDVPILECDARHRESVKDILVALTEEVLAKRLSRERPVPTW, from the coding sequence GTGCCGGCGCCCCTGCCGCCGGTGGCGGTCAAGATCGTCATCAGTGGCGGCTTCGGTGTCGGCAAGACCACCTTCGTCGGCGCGATCTCCGAGATCGAGCCGCTGGTGACCGAGGCCGAGATGACCGAGCGGTCGATCGGCATCGACGACACCTCCGCGGTGGCGTCCAAGACCACCACCACCGTCGCGCTCGACTTCGGCCGCATCACCCTCGACGACGCGCTGCTGCTGTACCTGTTCGGCACGCCCGGCCAGGACCGCTTCGCCTTCCTCTGGGACGACCTGGTCGACGGCGCGCTCGGCGCCATCGTGCTGCTCGACACCCGTCGGATCGAGGACTGCTTCGCCGCGGTCGACTATTTCGAAGAACATGAGATCCCATTCCTCATCGGGGTCAACACGTTCGACCGGAGCCAGCGCTTCGACCTCGAGGAGGTCCGCGACGCGCTGGGTATCGGCCCGGACGTGCCGATCCTGGAGTGCGACGCGCGACACCGCGAGTCGGTCAAGGACATCCTGGTCGCCCTGACCGAGGAGGTCCTGGCCAAGCGCCTGAGCCGCGAGCGGCCGGTGCCCACGTGGTAG
- a CDS encoding roadblock/LC7 domain-containing protein yields MSVDTSADRHQFNWLLGNFVHQTDGVRDAVAVSSDGLLIASSDGLSRAEADHLAAIVSSLASVARSASRRYDFDGLKLIMIEMRRGFLLVSVIAGGSCLGVVAGGDSDVGLVGYEISLLADRFGALLTPALISESRQYLPR; encoded by the coding sequence ATGAGCGTTGACACGTCTGCCGACCGGCACCAGTTCAACTGGTTGCTGGGCAACTTCGTCCACCAGACAGACGGGGTCCGCGACGCGGTCGCGGTGTCCTCCGACGGCCTGCTGATCGCCAGTTCGGACGGGCTGAGCCGCGCCGAGGCCGACCACCTGGCGGCGATCGTCTCCAGCCTGGCCAGCGTCGCGCGCAGCGCGTCGCGGCGCTACGACTTCGACGGCCTGAAGCTCATCATGATCGAGATGCGGCGCGGCTTCCTGCTGGTGTCGGTCATCGCGGGCGGAAGCTGCCTGGGCGTGGTCGCCGGCGGCGACAGCGACGTCGGCCTGGTCGGGTACGAGATCTCCCTGCTGGCCGACCGGTTCGGCGCCCTGCTCACCCCGGCGCTGATATCCGAGTCCCGGCAATACCTACCGCGATGA
- a CDS encoding ABC transporter substrate-binding protein encodes MLTRTRRLAALLSVVALAACGDSSTAITAPPGVERTPCGTVSIAVNPWVGYAANVAVVSYLLKQELGCKVVETDLTEDESWEGLASGQVDVILENWGHDDLKKTYIDDKRVAVEQGLTGNKGVIGWYVPPWMAKEYPNITKWKNLNDFADMFVTAKSEGKGQLLGGDPSFVTNDASLIKNLNLNFSVVYAGSEDALIAEFKKAEADRKPLIGYFYTPQWLLSEIKLVHIPLPLYKPGCDSDPETVACDYQPYDLDKIARKAFVDSGSPAADLIKNFRWTNDDQNAVARDITVKKLSRDAAAKRWLDAHRTTWQQWIPR; translated from the coding sequence ATGCTGACTCGTACGCGCCGGCTGGCGGCCCTGCTGAGCGTGGTGGCGCTGGCCGCCTGCGGCGACTCGTCGACCGCGATCACCGCGCCGCCCGGCGTGGAGCGCACGCCCTGCGGCACCGTCTCGATCGCCGTCAACCCCTGGGTGGGCTACGCCGCGAACGTCGCGGTGGTCAGCTACCTGCTCAAGCAGGAGCTGGGCTGCAAGGTGGTGGAGACGGACCTGACCGAGGACGAGTCGTGGGAGGGCCTGGCCAGCGGCCAGGTCGACGTCATCCTGGAGAACTGGGGCCACGACGACCTGAAGAAGACCTACATCGACGACAAGAGGGTCGCGGTCGAGCAGGGCCTGACCGGCAACAAGGGCGTCATCGGCTGGTACGTACCGCCGTGGATGGCCAAGGAGTACCCGAACATCACGAAGTGGAAGAACCTCAACGACTTCGCCGACATGTTCGTGACGGCGAAGTCCGAGGGCAAGGGCCAGCTGCTGGGCGGCGACCCGTCGTTCGTCACCAACGACGCCTCCCTGATCAAGAACCTGAACCTGAACTTCAGCGTGGTCTACGCGGGCAGCGAGGACGCGCTGATCGCCGAGTTCAAGAAGGCCGAGGCCGACCGGAAGCCGTTGATCGGCTACTTCTACACGCCGCAGTGGCTGTTGTCGGAGATCAAGCTGGTGCACATCCCGCTGCCGCTGTACAAGCCGGGCTGCGACTCCGACCCGGAGACGGTGGCCTGCGACTACCAGCCCTACGACCTCGACAAGATCGCGAGGAAGGCCTTCGTCGACTCCGGCAGCCCGGCCGCCGACCTGATCAAGAACTTCCGCTGGACCAACGACGACCAGAACGCGGTCGCCCGCGACATCACGGTCAAGAAGCTGTCCCGTGACGCCGCCGCGAAGCGCTGGCTGGACGCGCACCGCACGACCTGGCAGCAGTGGATTCCCCGCTGA
- a CDS encoding sensor histidine kinase, which translates to MRIPRPRTAGRDLATGTGPAESGGTIRRRVVRTLTLPVVAVLVLLGVITVIEVDNYRTAAASARAVTLVLAVQDLVQELQTERGLTAGLLGGNVGFKAELVPARKRVDEQRAKVEDLISSGGVAQDRVATAVRQLDGLAGVRAGTDAGAADRAPTFTFYTGRIAELSNVDYGLDSSADPDLRRGVSALEALGDAKESTAQKRAFLNGVFSASGFKGNEFLQFVTMRSAEDSALATFARYATDTQLQARDFVFNTGAAQTAAYFEEVALNSGDGRNLQVNPQSWWSSQTTVLDDLRQLQQHVGSVIQARAATLQDQASTRMGLLIGTVILCFAGSVYLATVASRSIARPLATLAGEANRLAGEQLPEAVRRATAGDGDAPPPPIRIPAGASDEIRLVADALDRVQATAYSLAIEQAMLRRSTTESLANLGRRNQNLLRRQLGFITSLEREESDPTGLANLFELDHLATRMRRNAESLLVLVGAASPRQWSDPLPIADVVRAAVSEVEEYRRVQLRRVDDTLVAGAVVSGIAHMLAELVENGLSFSPPDADVEIQGRRIGENYLIAITDQGIGMSRADLELANQRLRGEGDFITAPTRFLGHYVVGRLAIEMGIDVQLAPSPVTGVTARIVLPPSMLASPQQVAGPNRPAAPAPEQVQGAERPRALESSDPAITQVLTMPPIEPPPAPTDGRIRPTTIEYITAAGSPAVRTQQTEAAGNSSAARYEAAMASSNLGMDMDMYTFAPPPDDADRTPNGLRRRTPGTRKATKPGTDRGAAPTRTVERPAPVGDSPEEVRARLTAFRSGVQRGSNEPADRP; encoded by the coding sequence ATGAGAATCCCCCGTCCCCGCACCGCCGGCCGCGACCTCGCGACCGGCACCGGTCCGGCCGAGTCCGGCGGCACGATCCGCCGCCGCGTCGTACGAACCCTCACCCTGCCCGTCGTCGCCGTGCTCGTCCTGCTCGGCGTCATCACGGTCATCGAGGTCGACAACTACCGCACGGCGGCCGCCTCGGCCCGCGCCGTCACCCTCGTGCTCGCCGTGCAGGACCTGGTACAGGAGCTGCAGACCGAGCGTGGCCTCACGGCCGGCCTGCTCGGCGGCAACGTCGGCTTCAAGGCCGAGCTCGTACCGGCGCGTAAGCGCGTCGACGAGCAGCGCGCCAAGGTGGAGGACCTGATCTCCTCCGGCGGCGTCGCGCAGGATCGCGTGGCCACCGCCGTGCGGCAGCTCGACGGCCTGGCCGGCGTCCGGGCCGGCACCGACGCGGGCGCCGCCGACCGCGCGCCGACCTTCACCTTCTACACCGGCCGCATCGCCGAGCTGAGCAACGTCGACTACGGCCTCGACAGCTCCGCCGATCCGGACCTGCGCCGCGGCGTCTCGGCGCTCGAGGCGCTCGGCGACGCCAAGGAGAGCACCGCGCAGAAGCGCGCGTTCCTCAACGGCGTCTTCTCCGCCAGCGGCTTCAAGGGCAACGAGTTCCTCCAGTTCGTCACCATGCGCTCGGCCGAGGACTCGGCACTTGCCACGTTCGCCCGCTACGCGACGGACACCCAGCTCCAGGCCCGCGACTTCGTCTTCAACACCGGCGCCGCACAGACCGCCGCGTACTTCGAAGAAGTCGCGCTCAACTCCGGCGACGGGCGGAACCTACAGGTCAACCCGCAGTCCTGGTGGTCGTCGCAGACCACCGTGCTGGACGACCTGCGGCAGCTGCAGCAGCACGTCGGCTCGGTCATCCAGGCCCGCGCCGCCACCCTCCAGGACCAGGCCAGCACCCGGATGGGCCTGCTGATCGGCACCGTGATCCTCTGCTTCGCCGGCTCGGTCTACCTGGCCACCGTGGCATCCCGCTCGATCGCCCGGCCGCTGGCCACCCTCGCCGGCGAGGCCAACCGGCTGGCGGGCGAGCAGCTGCCGGAGGCGGTCCGCAGGGCCACCGCCGGCGACGGCGACGCACCGCCGCCGCCCATCCGGATCCCGGCCGGCGCCAGCGACGAGATCCGCCTCGTCGCCGACGCCCTCGACCGGGTGCAGGCCACCGCATACTCCCTGGCCATCGAGCAGGCGATGCTGCGGCGCAGCACCACCGAGTCGCTGGCCAACCTGGGCCGCCGCAACCAGAACCTGCTGCGCCGCCAGCTGGGCTTCATCACCAGCCTCGAACGTGAGGAGTCGGACCCGACGGGCCTGGCGAACCTGTTCGAGCTCGACCACCTCGCCACCCGCATGCGCCGGAACGCGGAGAGCCTACTGGTCCTGGTCGGCGCGGCCAGCCCGCGGCAGTGGTCGGACCCGCTGCCGATCGCCGACGTCGTCCGCGCCGCCGTCTCCGAGGTGGAGGAGTACCGGCGCGTCCAGCTGCGCCGGGTCGACGACACACTGGTCGCCGGCGCGGTCGTCAGCGGCATCGCGCACATGCTCGCCGAGCTGGTGGAGAACGGCCTGTCCTTCTCGCCGCCGGACGCCGACGTCGAGATCCAGGGCCGCCGCATCGGCGAGAACTACCTGATCGCCATCACCGACCAGGGCATCGGCATGAGCCGCGCCGATCTCGAGCTGGCCAACCAGCGCCTGCGCGGCGAGGGCGACTTCATCACCGCGCCGACCCGCTTCCTCGGCCACTACGTGGTCGGCCGGCTGGCCATCGAGATGGGCATCGACGTGCAGCTCGCGCCGTCGCCGGTGACCGGCGTGACGGCACGCATCGTGCTGCCGCCCTCGATGCTCGCCAGCCCGCAGCAGGTGGCCGGGCCGAACCGTCCGGCGGCCCCGGCACCGGAGCAGGTGCAGGGCGCCGAGCGCCCGCGGGCCCTGGAATCGTCCGACCCGGCGATCACCCAGGTGCTGACGATGCCGCCCATCGAGCCGCCACCGGCACCCACCGACGGCCGCATCCGGCCGACGACCATCGAGTACATCACCGCCGCCGGCAGCCCCGCCGTGCGGACGCAGCAGACCGAGGCGGCCGGCAACTCCTCGGCCGCCCGGTACGAGGCGGCGATGGCCTCGTCGAACCTCGGCATGGACATGGACATGTACACCTTCGCACCGCCACCCGACGACGCCGACCGAACCCCCAACGGCCTGCGCAGGCGCACCCCCGGTACGCGCAAGGCCACCAAACCGGGCACCGACCGCGGCGCGGCACCCACCCGCACCGTGGAACGCCCGGCACCTGTCGGCGACTCCCCCGAGGAGGTTCGCGCCCGGCTGACCGCGTTCCGCAGTGGCGTGCAGCGCGGCAGCAACGAACCCGCCGATCGACCGTGA
- a CDS encoding diacylglycerol/lipid kinase family protein, translating to MSREAFTAVVNPAAGSGAAAGRITRLARELREGGAEVTVRYSRGLGHATELAAEAAARGHAVLAAGGDGLVGAVAAGLAGTGAELAVIPAGRGNDLSRAVPLPSDPAAAAGALRTLPSAPVDVAEAGGRVVVGSVYAGIDAAANDFANRRRLPRRPIAYQLAALAVAVRWRPVGYTLTVDGETVRLSGHSVVVANAPWYGGGLRVAPDARLDDGLLDLVTVGALPRRRMVAVLAALRRGAHLGLPGVETRRVRQITVAADRPLPVYADGEPLGHAPVTVRVRPAALRLIGVPGAAAPNLEW from the coding sequence GTGAGCCGCGAAGCGTTCACCGCGGTGGTGAACCCCGCGGCCGGGTCGGGTGCCGCCGCCGGCCGGATCACCCGCCTGGCCCGGGAGCTGCGCGAGGGCGGCGCCGAGGTGACGGTCAGATACAGCCGCGGCCTGGGCCACGCCACCGAGCTGGCCGCCGAGGCCGCCGCCCGGGGCCACGCAGTTCTCGCCGCCGGCGGCGACGGCCTCGTCGGCGCGGTCGCCGCCGGGCTGGCCGGCACCGGCGCCGAGCTGGCGGTGATCCCGGCCGGGCGCGGCAACGACCTGTCCCGCGCGGTACCGCTGCCGAGCGACCCGGCCGCGGCCGCCGGTGCGCTGCGCACGCTGCCCAGCGCCCCGGTCGACGTGGCCGAGGCCGGCGGCAGGGTCGTCGTCGGCAGCGTCTACGCCGGCATCGACGCCGCGGCCAACGACTTCGCGAACCGCCGCCGGCTGCCCCGGCGGCCGATCGCCTACCAGCTCGCCGCGCTCGCCGTCGCGGTCCGCTGGCGGCCGGTCGGCTACACGCTGACCGTCGACGGGGAGACCGTGCGGCTGTCCGGGCACAGCGTCGTCGTCGCCAACGCGCCCTGGTACGGCGGCGGCCTGCGGGTCGCGCCGGACGCCCGCCTCGACGACGGCCTGCTCGACCTGGTCACCGTCGGCGCGCTGCCGCGCCGCAGGATGGTGGCCGTGCTCGCCGCGCTGCGCCGCGGCGCGCACCTCGGCCTGCCCGGCGTCGAGACCCGGCGGGTCCGGCAGATCACCGTCGCGGCCGACCGGCCGCTGCCCGTGTACGCCGACGGCGAGCCGCTGGGCCACGCACCCGTCACCGTCCGGGTGAGACCGGCCGCGCTGCGACTGATCGGCGTACCCGGGGCGGCCGCGCCGAACCTAGAGTGGTGA
- a CDS encoding type I restriction-modification system subunit M, producing MPPRKRATPQGEPPGRSSARQLEDILWRAADKLRGSVDAARYKEFVLGLVFLKYVSDAFAERREQLPAGLREDRGEYAGVFWVPAAARWDHLADRAAAGTEGVGALLDDAMTAIMRENRALHGVLPTIFNRGDVDPGRLRELVGLISDARFTGPGDRPARDVLGEVYEYFLERFARAEGRRAGEFYTPSGVVRLLVEVLEPYSGRVYDPCCGSGGMFVQAARFVAAHAGRGRDIAVYGQEANERTWRLAKMSLAIHGMDPSGIGDRWADTLADDRHPELRADHILANPPFNMSDWARREGDPRWRYGVPPLANANFAWLQHIVFHLGERGSAGVVLSNGSMSSQQSGEGEIRRALVEADLVACMVALPPNLFRTTAIPACLWFLTRDKSYRRGETLFIDARQLGTMVDRTERVLTPADIARIAGAYHAWRGGTYADVPGFCRSAGLDEIAGHDHVLAPGRYVGAAAPASDPGAEPLADRVDRLTKELYAHFEEAARLEAVVREKLRGLS from the coding sequence TTGCCCCCACGCAAGCGCGCCACCCCGCAGGGTGAGCCGCCCGGCAGGTCCAGCGCCCGGCAGCTCGAGGACATCCTCTGGCGGGCCGCCGACAAGCTGCGTGGCTCGGTCGACGCCGCCCGGTACAAGGAGTTCGTCCTCGGCCTGGTCTTCCTCAAGTACGTGTCGGACGCGTTCGCCGAGCGCCGCGAGCAGCTTCCCGCCGGCCTGAGGGAGGACCGCGGCGAGTACGCCGGCGTCTTCTGGGTGCCGGCGGCCGCGCGCTGGGACCACCTGGCCGACCGGGCGGCGGCCGGGACCGAGGGCGTCGGCGCGCTGCTCGACGACGCGATGACGGCCATCATGCGGGAGAACCGGGCGCTGCACGGCGTCCTGCCGACGATCTTCAATCGAGGCGACGTCGACCCCGGGCGGCTCCGCGAGCTCGTCGGCCTGATCAGCGACGCCCGCTTCACCGGGCCCGGCGACCGGCCGGCCCGGGACGTCCTCGGCGAGGTGTACGAGTACTTCCTGGAGCGGTTCGCCCGCGCCGAGGGCCGGCGGGCCGGCGAGTTCTACACACCCTCCGGCGTCGTGCGGCTGCTGGTCGAGGTGCTCGAGCCGTACTCGGGCCGGGTCTACGACCCGTGCTGCGGGTCGGGCGGCATGTTCGTGCAGGCCGCCCGGTTCGTGGCCGCGCACGCCGGCCGCGGCCGCGACATCGCCGTCTACGGCCAGGAGGCCAACGAGCGCACCTGGCGGCTGGCGAAGATGAGCCTCGCCATCCACGGCATGGACCCGTCGGGCATCGGCGACCGCTGGGCCGACACCCTCGCCGACGACCGGCATCCGGAGCTGCGCGCCGACCACATCCTGGCCAACCCGCCGTTCAACATGTCCGACTGGGCGCGCCGGGAGGGCGACCCGCGCTGGCGGTACGGGGTGCCGCCGCTGGCCAACGCCAACTTCGCCTGGCTGCAACACATCGTGTTCCACCTGGGCGAGCGGGGCAGCGCCGGCGTGGTGCTGTCGAACGGCTCGATGTCGTCCCAGCAGTCCGGCGAGGGCGAGATCCGCCGGGCGCTGGTCGAGGCGGACCTGGTGGCGTGCATGGTGGCGCTGCCGCCGAACCTGTTCCGCACCACCGCCATCCCGGCCTGCCTGTGGTTCCTGACCAGGGACAAGTCGTACCGGCGCGGCGAGACGCTCTTCATCGACGCCCGGCAGCTGGGCACCATGGTGGACCGCACCGAACGGGTGCTGACTCCCGCGGACATCGCGAGGATCGCCGGCGCGTACCACGCCTGGCGCGGCGGGACGTACGCGGACGTACCCGGCTTCTGCCGCTCGGCCGGGCTGGACGAGATCGCCGGGCACGACCATGTGCTCGCGCCGGGCCGCTACGTCGGCGCCGCCGCCCCCGCGTCCGACCCGGGCGCCGAGCCGCTCGCCGACCGCGTCGACCGCCTTACCAAGGAGCTGTACGCGCACTTCGAGGAGGCGGCCCGCCTGGAGGCGGTCGTCCGGGAGAAGCTCCGGGGCCTGTCGTGA